In Bradyrhizobium sp. 195, the sequence TCGCAGCTCACGCGCCGCTGTTCGTGGTGCGGCTGGAGGCAGCTAACCGCCGCGTCGTCGTCGGCCCGCGCGATGCATTGAAGATGCATCGCATCTCCTTGCGCGACGTCAACTGGATCGGCGACGGTGACATTGATAGCGCCATCGGCGGCGGCCTCGAGCTGTTCGTTCGCGTGCGCTCGACCCGCAGCCCCCAGCCGGCATGGCTGCGCGGCGGCAATGGTCATTACGAGGTCGAGCTCGTCGCCGGCGAGGAAGGCGTCTCGCCCGGGCAAGCCTGCGTGTTCTACGACGCAGCCAGCGGGCAGGCGCGCGTGCTTGGCGGCGGTTTCATCCAGAGCGCCGCCGCGAAGGTCGCGAGCGACACGGCAAGACCGCTCGCGGAAGCCGTGCGCGGCTGAACATCATGAGATCGGACGGCACTCTCGCGACGCCGGAAGTGCGCTCCCTCTCCCACCTGCGGGAGAGGGTTGGGGAGAGGGCTTTCTCAACACGCGATATCTCGCGAGAGGATAAAGCCCTCACCCGCCACACTCTTGCGAGCGTGTCGACCTCTCCCGCAAGCGGGAGAGGCTCGGACCACGCGCGGGGCTGGATTTGATCTCAGCAACGGCTATTACTCTCCAGGGTTTTTGTTAGGGCAGGGGCATGGCAGCAGACATCTCGCGGGCCGGGGTCGAGAAGGCCTATGGCCGCTGGGCGCCGGTGTACGATCTCGTGTTCGGCAAGGTGTTCGACGCCGGCCGGCAGTCGACCATCGCCGAGGCCGACCGCATCGGCGGCCGCATCCTCGATGTCGGCGTCGGCACCGGGCTGTCGCTGTCCGACTATTCGCGCACCACGAAGATCTGCGGCGTCGACATTTCCGAGCCGATGCTGCGCAAGGCGCAGGCGCGCGTGCGGAGCTTGCGCCTCTCCAATGTCGAGGTGCTCTCGGTGATGGATGCGAAAAACCTCGCCTTCCCCGAAAACTTCTTCGACGCGGTGGTCGCGCAATATGTCATCACCGCCGTGCCCGATCCCGAAGGCACGCTCGACGAGTTCGTGCGCGTGCTCAAACCCGGCGGCGAGCTGATCCTCGTCAATCACATCGGCGCGGAGACCGGCCCGCGCAAACTGTTCGAGCTCGCCTTCGCGCCCATCGCCCGCCGCCTCGGCTGGCGCCCGGAATTCCCGTGGGCTCGCCTCGAGGGCTGGGCGGCCAGACATGGCGGCATCACGCTGGCCGAGCGCCGCCCGATGCCGCCGATGGGGCACTTTTCGCTGATCCGCTACCGGAAGGCGTGATTCCAAACGACACGGGGCAGTGCCGACCTCTCCCAATGGGAGAGGTGAAGCGCGCCCGCGGCTGGCATCGGTTAAACCCCCGATCACATCGCATTGCGGCCGGGAACAGCCCGCCCGCCCCGCGCGTTTCCCTCCCATGCGCACGACATCAAACATCATCTTGGCTGGCCTTCTGATCGCTGCCTCTGGCAGCGCGATCGCGCAGGCCCCACCCGCCCCGGCGACGCCGCCGCAAGCGACCGCGCCGCCATCCCCGCAACATGCCGCGAACTGCACGCCGCAGGACCGGCCCAACCGCCAGGCCGACGGCACCACAACCGGCCAGTCCCGGGAACCGCTCGGCGACAAATTGGCAAAGTCCGACGGCGTGCTCTGCCCGCCTTCCGGCGTCGATCCCGACATGCACGCCCCGGCCCCCGACACCGGCGGCAACACCCCGGTGATCCCGCCCCCGGCAGCCCCGGCGGCGACCCGAATGTAAGGCCGAAATAGGCCTCGTTTCATCCCAAATGCCGTCATGCCCGGGCTTGCCCCGGGCATCCACGTTCTTGGGATTGCAGCGAAGGCCGTGGATGGCCGGGACAAGCCCGGCCATGACGAACTCATTGAAAAAGAGCCGTATTCACAAGGCGGCTTGTCCCGTCGCAGCCTTGGCGAAGGCGGAAAAAGGCGGACCACTTTGCTTGACTTCCCGCCGCCCCCTTCTTTATATGCCGCGCGTTCGCGAGATCGGCCGTATCAGGCGGTTCGCGACCCTGTGGCGGGGTAGCTCAGCTGGTTAGAGCACGGGAATCATAATCCTGGGGTCGGGGGTTCGAGTCCCTCTCCCGCTACCAATTCAATCTCCTCACGTCCGATCTATCAGGCCCGGCTTGGGCGCCAAGCCGCACGGCGCACATTGTCCGTCGCGTCGTCGCCTCGCGCATCCGCGACTAGGAACTCCCGCGCAGGATCGACGCTTGAATCCGCGGGCCAGCTTCGCCGCCGATTGCTGGCCTGCGCGGCCCCGCCTCCATGCCCCTCATACCCCCCAGGCTGGGGCCGCGCTTCACAAGCAGGAGATGCAATTGTCCGAGCCGACCGAGCAAGAGATCAGAGACCGCGCGCACCGCTTGTGGGAGCAAGCCGGCAAGCCCGAAGGCCGCGAGGACGAATTTTGGCGCGCCGCCGAGCAGGAGCTGCGCAACGAGGACAAGTCGAACACGTTGCGGACGCCGGATACGCTGTGACCGACAAGAATTGCCCATTCTGCCAGGGTCTGGGCTGGGTCTGCGAAAACCATCCGCTCCGGGTCTGGAGCGAACAGCTCGGCGGCTGCCGCTGCGGTGAGGGCATGCCCTGCACCTGCAACACGACCGAAGATCCCGAGATACGGGTGGTGATCGTCGAAGCCGACACGACGTGGCACTGACGGCGTCGGCCGGATGCGATGGTGCGTAGGGTGGGTTAGCGGAGCGCGTAGGATGGGTAGAGCCCTTGCGAAACCCATCATTGCCTCTTCGCCCGGACTTGATGGGTTTCGCTTCGCTCTACCCATCCTACTGGCTACGCGCTGCACCTGAGGGAACAGACCATCCCCGAAAGGAATTCAGTGTCTGACCAGCACGGGCTCTGAAGACAATCCTTATCCCACGGCAGTGTCGGCGGTGGACGAGCAGAAAAAGATCGAGCACCAGATCGAACTCGCAACGCGAGCGGCCGCGCTCGTCAAGGACGAAACCACGGGCCAGCGCTTCAGGAGTTTCGCCGAAGAGCTGACGCGAAAGCTCCGTCGCATGATGCGGCGCGGTCAGGTGCGCGCGCGTGCGTACGAGCTCTGGGAGCAGGCCGGCCGGCCAACGGGTCGCGAGCTGGAGTTCTGGCTCGAAGCGGAACGGCAGCTGGAGGACGAACGCGAGGAGCGGAAGTCGTCCGACGCGTCCCCGAAACGATAGAAGCGAGCTTTGCGACAGGGCGTCATGCCCAGGACTCCCCCCTTGCCGTGTTGCAATCAAGAAAAAAGCCGCCGGGTTGTTCACCCTGGCGGCCTGGAAAAGTCCGTAGCTGTTGATCGCCTCCGCAGCCTCGAGCGTACCGCCGTTACCTTGTTTGCGGCCATGCGCGGTCATTGTAGGCGGAGGTGCACGATTCTGCTGTGATCTGAAGCACACAGTGGAAAAGAGGATGGCGGGGTGCCGCGCGTTCGTAAGATCAGCCTTCTTCGCCGCCGCGATCCCTGTGCCGGTAGCTCAGCTGTTTAGAGCACGGGAATCCTGACCTTAGGGTCAGGGGTTCGCGTCCTCCCAGCTACCATCGATGAACGATAAAATGCCTCCGTTTTGCAAGAAGGGTCGTTCTGGCCAGCGTGGTCTTAGAGGGTGCTGTCAATGGATTGGGAGCGGGTAAGGATATTCCTGGAGGTCGCGCGCGCCGGGCAGATCCTCAAGGCGTCGAAGAACCTGCGCCTGAACCACACCACGGTGGCGCGTCAGCTGACCGCGCTGGAGAAGAGCCTGAAGGCAAAGCTGCTCGAGCGGCACACCGCCGGCTGCACGCTGACCGCCGCCGGCGAGGCCCTGGTCCAGGCGGCCGAGCGTGCGGAAAGCGAGTTTCTCAAAGTCGGCGCCAGCATCGGCGGCAGCGCGGACACCATCAGCGGCACGGTGCGCGTCGGCGCGCCCGATGGCCTTGGCAATTTCTTCCTCGCCGAGCATCTCGGCGCATTGGCCGCGCGTTATCCGGGACTGGTCATCCAGCTCGTGCCGCTGCCGCGCACGTTCTCGCTGTCGCGCCGCGAGGCCGATATCGCCATCACGCTGGACCGGCCGAAGCAGGGCCGGCTCATCCTGTCCAAGCTCACCGACTACAGCCTCAGCGTCTACGCCTCGCGAGCCTATCTCGAGCGCGAGGGCCCGATCGAGGCACAGGCCGATCTCGCCGGCCGCCTGTTCGTCACCCACATCGAGGATTTCGCCTATAGCCGCGCCCTCGACTATGCCGCCGCCCTCGGCCGCCTGATGTCCCGCCGCTACGAATGCGGCAGCATCGTCGCGCAGATCGAGGCAGTCCGCGCCGGCCACGGCATCGGCATCCTGCACGACTACGCCGCAAGCCGTTATCCCGAACTGCGCCGCTTGCTGCCCGAGGTGCGCTTCGTGCGGAGCTACTGGCTGACGTCACATCCCGACACGCACGGCACGCGGCGGGTGCAGGAAGTGCATCGGTTCATCGCGTCGACGGTGAAGGCGGCGCGGGGGGCGTTTGAGGCTGGGTGAGGGGGTGCGTAGGATGGGTAGAGCGAAGCGAAACCCATCACTCTTCACACCGGGTAGTATCGATGGGTTTCGCTTCGCTCTACCCATCCTACGAGCTCTCACTGTAATTCGGCAAAGTGATGAGGTGCGGCCACATGCATCCGGCGCGCGCGATCAGCCGTCGCGGCTCCGGGGGTACCAGCATCCGCGGCAAGGGGCGATGGCTTCGGTCATTCGCGTCCCTGCAAGACGGAAAAAATCCGTCGGGCTCTTGCCGCTGGCGGCTTGGAAAAATCCGTAGTTGTTGATCGCCTCCGCAGCCTCGTGCGGTGTGGCTATGACCTTGTTTCCGGCTCGCCCTTCCCGCGCCCCGAAGAGCAACACGCTCCAAGTTCATTATTGACTATGATTTTAATATCTATCACTATGATTTTAATAGTTAGAGGTGACGATGCGTTGGGACGATGTTGCTGACCAGCACTGCTCGGTAGCCAGATCAATGGCGATCCTTGGCGATCGCTGGACGATGCTTCTCGTTCGAGAGGCGTTCTTCGGGACGAGTCGTTTCGAGCAATTTGTGGCTTACACGGGAGGCACGCCTCAGATCGTCTCGTCCCGTCTCAAGCGGCTGGTGGATGAGGATATCTTGAGCAAGAGTTCCTATTCGGAGCGGCCGAGCCGTTTCGAATACGAGCTGACCCCCAAGGGCCGTGACCTTCGTCCTGTTCTGATCGCGATCATGAACTGGGGCGACGCGTGGCTCCATGATGGTCGCGGATCCCCGAACCCATTCCGACACGTCAGCTGCGGCCACATCACGCGGCCTGTGATGGTGTGCTCGGAGTGCCGAGAGGAGGTCTCCATGGAAACCCTTCGCACGGAGCCGAGCAAACGGCTGCAAAAGCAGCGAATGGCGATGCTTTCTGCTCATCTCGAGAGCTCTGCGGAGTGATGAGCGGCAATAATTTCGGAAGGGGTGACGACGATGACCAGCTTTCGGATCGAACGTCGAGGAGAGGTGGGACGCGAGCGAGGGAACCCGTGCAGCGCTTGAAAAGCGGCAACCAGCATTCACAGGCGCATAGCCCCCGACCAAGCCGAACCGGATCACGGAGAGATTAAGAGATGGAAAAGCCCATTCTTGTAGTTGGCGCGACGGGTCGCCATGGCGGTACGGGCGGGATTGTTGCTCGCTCACTGCTCGAGCGCAACATTCGGGTCAGGGCGCTGGTCAGGACCCTGGACGAGAGAGCCGATGCGCTGCGGGCCAGCGGAGCCGAGGTTGTACAGGCCGATCTCCACGATCGCTTGTCGCTCATCCAGGCGCTCGATGGCATTGAGACGGCCTATTTCACCTATCCGATCGCCGGCGGGATCGTGGATGCCGCGGCCAACTTCGCATCGGCCGGCCGGTGCACCGGGCTGAAGCGGCTTGTCGTGATGTCGATGGGGCCGTCCCACCCGCAGAGCCCGAGCCACCTCGGACGAGCGCAATGGCTCGCGGAGGACCTGCTTGAATGGGCGGGATTCGAATGCCTTCACCTGCGCATCGCGGCGGTGTTCATCGAAAACCTGGAGATGCTGCATCGGGGCGACATCAGGCGGGATGGCATCGTTCGAAACGCCTTTCCCGATATCCCCGTGAGTTGGATCGCTGGTGAGGACTGCGCGCGGATTGCCGTGGCAGCGCTTCTCACTCCCGAAAAATTCGAGGGCGGACCGGCGGTGTATCCCGGAAGTCCCCACCAGTACACGCAATCCGAGTTGTTCGGCATTGTTGGGGATTTTCTCGGCCTCAAGCTGCGTCACGAATGCATTTCGCAGCAAGCGTGGCGAGATCATCTCATTGCACTCAGCGCTGGGGATTCGCGAATGAACGCGGATATGGCGGGGCACATCTCGTCGGTCTCGGCCGCCCTTAAACAAATGAAGCCGCTCCCACCGAACGACATGATTGAACAGATCACCGGCGTTCGTCCGATATCGTTGCGCGAAGCCCTGGAAACAGGAAAGCTTCAGCTCTGAGTGCGGAGCCCTTCCGTGATCTAGTTCACCTTGGCGAACCCACCCGGTCTAAAGGCTGAGGCCGTTACTGCCCGTCGGGCAAAACACCCGGCATCTCGTCAACCCCTCCGCGCAAAAATATTCCACTTTACCGAAATTCGGTTTCGGCGTATGTGTCGTCCATCCCGGCTCATCCAAGAGGGGCGATCTTGTGTCGTCACGCATCGCGAGCCGGGCCTGCGGTGGACGCGGCAGCGTCGGCATGAGAGGTGCGGGCAGGGCGGGTAGTCCCTGTGAGCCCGAGGCTTCGTGCAGACGAGCGGCGCTGCTAGGTTCGTCTCGCCTGTAAGTTTCCAGCTTTGTCGACAGGGCTGGGAAAACTGCGGCGAAATGGCGGGCCGTGCGTACGGCAAAACCGTGTGGTCCTGGCCGTCGTTGCCACGGTCAAGCCTGTCGCGAGGGTGCGAGCGAGCCCAACCGGGCAGACTGCATTATGCAATCGCGGGGCGAGGGAGGCCAGAAGGAAAGTTCGGCTCCCGGGAGAGCACGGCATAAGCCGTCCGACCATCGCGCAGGGAAGGCCGAGTGATCGGCGACACCTGTATGCTGCTGTGCGGTCTCCTTTGCGCATTATTCGCGCAGCAGACCGCGGGTGCCTGCCGGCACCCGGCCTTCCCTGCGCCCTCTTGAATTTCAGAGGGGGACGAGACGAAGCAAAGCTCGGGTGGTTCAAGCCGCGAGAATGCGAAGGCATGTCTGTGAGTCGAGCTCCGTGTCACAAATTCGATATCGTAGGGTGGGCAAAGGCGCTCTTGCGCCGTGCCCACCGTTCTCTCGGTCGCGAAAGATACGTGGGCACGCTTCGCTTTGCCCACCCTACGACACTGCAGCGGCCACACACTCGGTGTCATCGCCCGGCTTGACCGGGCGATCCAGTACTCCGAGACGCCAGTGGTTGAATCGAGAGGGCGCGGCGTACTGGATTCCCCGCCTTCGCGGGGAATGACAGCGTTACTTGGAGAACGAGCTATCGCCTCATACTCCGTCATTGCGAGGAGCCCTTGCGACGAAGCAATCCAGAGTCCCTCCGCGGAAGGACTCTGGATTGCTTCGCTGCGCTCGCAATGACGATGTGGAGAGAGCGTGCGCCCTCACTCAGCTCTCGTGCCCCGGACGCAGCGCAGCGTCGCCCCGGCGATGCGAAGCATCGTCCGGTGTGACGGTGCGCTGCAGAGCCGGGGCCCATCTCTCCGCATCATGCCGTGTCGCCTTCTGGGTCCCGGCTCTGCGCTGCAACGCTTCCGCGTTGCAGCTTGTCCGGGACACGCGCGCCCGTCCCCTCAGGCCCGATACCACGCCGCCAGATTCCACGTGATGGTGTCCCAGCCCGAGATGTCCACCATGAGGCTGTTGACCTCGGCGTTGACGATGTTGCGCGAGAGCAGCGGCAGGAAGACGTGGGCGTCGCAGAAGGTCTCGTCGACCTTGATCAGCAGCGCGGCGCGCTTGACGGGGTCGAGCTCGTTCTGCGCGTCCTTGTAGGCCTTGTCGGCTTCGGGAGTGGACCAGCGCGAGATGTTGCGGCCGAGCCATTTGTTGTCCTTGGTGGCGACCTCCCAGGAGACGCACTGGTTCAGGAAGCGTTCCGGATCTGGCTGCGGCTGCGTCGTGTTGTACATCTCCATGTCGGCATAGAATTTGGAATAGGTGTCGGGGTTGCCGACATCGGAGGAGAAGAACACCGATGCGGTGACCGACTTGATCTCGATGTCGATGCCGGCCTTCTCGCAAGCCTGCTTGATGATGGCCTGCGTCTTCTGGCGCGGCGCGTTGGTCGAGGTCTGGAACACGTATTTGAGCTTCTTGCCGTCCTTCTCGCGGATGCCGTCCGCGCCCTTCTTCCAGCCGGCCTCGTCGAGGAGCTTGTTGGCCTTGTCGATGCTGAACTCGTATTTGAGCTTGGGCGATTTGAACTGCTTGGGCGCATTGACGAAGCTCGCGGTGGCGACGCCGCCGCGGCCGTAGATGAATTTCTGGATCGAGTCGCGATCGATCAACAGGTTGATCGCGCTGCGCACGGCTGGATCGGACAGCGTCGGGTGCTTGGTCTTGGCGTTCGAACGCTCGCCGTCGACCTCGGTCCAGGGGTCCGTCGTGTTGAGGATGATGAACTCGACATTGCCCGACGGCGTGACGTCGAGCTTGCCCTTGCCGCTCGCCTCCATGCGCTTGAGCACCTCCTCCTCCACCTGCATGTTCCAGGCAAAGTCATATTCGCCGGTCTGCAGCACGGCGCGCGCCGCGGACACCGCATCGCCGCCGCCCTTGATCTCGAGCGTGTCGAAATGCGGCTGGTTCTTGATGTGGTAGTCGGGATTGCGTTCGGCGCGGATCAGGTCGCCGGGCTTGAACTCGACGAATTTGTACGGGCCGGTGCCGACCGGCTTCAGATTGCCGGGCGCCTCGCGCGACTTGGCGCCGGCATAGTCGCCGAAATGATGCTTTGGCAGGATCTGGCCGACCGAACCGACGAAGGGATCGGCCCAGAACGGCGTCGGCGCCTTGAAGAACACCTTGACCGTATGGTCGTCGATCTTCTCGACCTTGATGTCCTTGTAGGATCCCGTGCTGTAGGCGGCCGTGGCGAGATCGGCGGCATAGACCCAGGTGAAGACGACGTCGTCGGCGGTGAAGGGCTTGCCGTCATGCCACTTGA encodes:
- a CDS encoding NmrA family NAD(P)-binding protein, which encodes MEKPILVVGATGRHGGTGGIVARSLLERNIRVRALVRTLDERADALRASGAEVVQADLHDRLSLIQALDGIETAYFTYPIAGGIVDAAANFASAGRCTGLKRLVVMSMGPSHPQSPSHLGRAQWLAEDLLEWAGFECLHLRIAAVFIENLEMLHRGDIRRDGIVRNAFPDIPVSWIAGEDCARIAVAALLTPEKFEGGPAVYPGSPHQYTQSELFGIVGDFLGLKLRHECISQQAWRDHLIALSAGDSRMNADMAGHISSVSAALKQMKPLPPNDMIEQITGVRPISLREALETGKLQL
- a CDS encoding LysR family transcriptional regulator, which translates into the protein MDWERVRIFLEVARAGQILKASKNLRLNHTTVARQLTALEKSLKAKLLERHTAGCTLTAAGEALVQAAERAESEFLKVGASIGGSADTISGTVRVGAPDGLGNFFLAEHLGALAARYPGLVIQLVPLPRTFSLSRREADIAITLDRPKQGRLILSKLTDYSLSVYASRAYLEREGPIEAQADLAGRLFVTHIEDFAYSRALDYAAALGRLMSRRYECGSIVAQIEAVRAGHGIGILHDYAASRYPELRRLLPEVRFVRSYWLTSHPDTHGTRRVQEVHRFIASTVKAARGAFEAG
- a CDS encoding peptide ABC transporter substrate-binding protein, which encodes MNENEIQNLVAEVKQGTLSRRSFIQKVAAIGIAAPIASQILVWHDVAMADATLPYKPTKAGGGGPLKMLLWQAPTLLNPHFAIGTKDQIASRVFFEPLAGWDKEGNLIPCLAAEVPTKQNGGLAADGMSVVWKLKQGVKWHDGKPFTADDVVFTWVYAADLATAAYSTGSYKDIKVEKIDDHTVKVFFKAPTPFWADPFVGSVGQILPKHHFGDYAGAKSREAPGNLKPVGTGPYKFVEFKPGDLIRAERNPDYHIKNQPHFDTLEIKGGGDAVSAARAVLQTGEYDFAWNMQVEEEVLKRMEASGKGKLDVTPSGNVEFIILNTTDPWTEVDGERSNAKTKHPTLSDPAVRSAINLLIDRDSIQKFIYGRGGVATASFVNAPKQFKSPKLKYEFSIDKANKLLDEAGWKKGADGIREKDGKKLKYVFQTSTNAPRQKTQAIIKQACEKAGIDIEIKSVTASVFFSSDVGNPDTYSKFYADMEMYNTTQPQPDPERFLNQCVSWEVATKDNKWLGRNISRWSTPEADKAYKDAQNELDPVKRAALLIKVDETFCDAHVFLPLLSRNIVNAEVNSLMVDISGWDTITWNLAAWYRA
- a CDS encoding DUF2934 domain-containing protein, with product MSEPTEQEIRDRAHRLWEQAGKPEGREDEFWRAAEQELRNEDKSNTLRTPDTL
- a CDS encoding class I SAM-dependent methyltransferase, with protein sequence MAADISRAGVEKAYGRWAPVYDLVFGKVFDAGRQSTIAEADRIGGRILDVGVGTGLSLSDYSRTTKICGVDISEPMLRKAQARVRSLRLSNVEVLSVMDAKNLAFPENFFDAVVAQYVITAVPDPEGTLDEFVRVLKPGGELILVNHIGAETGPRKLFELAFAPIARRLGWRPEFPWARLEGWAARHGGITLAERRPMPPMGHFSLIRYRKA
- a CDS encoding DUF2934 domain-containing protein translates to MDEQKKIEHQIELATRAAALVKDETTGQRFRSFAEELTRKLRRMMRRGQVRARAYELWEQAGRPTGRELEFWLEAERQLEDEREERKSSDASPKR
- a CDS encoding winged helix-turn-helix transcriptional regulator — its product is MRWDDVADQHCSVARSMAILGDRWTMLLVREAFFGTSRFEQFVAYTGGTPQIVSSRLKRLVDEDILSKSSYSERPSRFEYELTPKGRDLRPVLIAIMNWGDAWLHDGRGSPNPFRHVSCGHITRPVMVCSECREEVSMETLRTEPSKRLQKQRMAMLSAHLESSAE